The sequence below is a genomic window from Cryobacterium arcticum.
CGGGAGGGCTGGTCGGGTGGGGTGCCCGCCTGTCGTGGCCAGGGGTCGCGGGGCCCGGCCCGCCGGCGACGCGCGCGCGCCTATCTCTATGTCAAGATGAGTGCCAACCCGTTTATGGGGGACAGAAAGGCGCACGCCATGCACGGGAGCCACGACGCCCTGCCACCACTGGGTGAGTCGGCGTTCAGCCTGGCGCGAGCCGTACTCATGCACGGGCCGATCTCCCGGGCCGAACTGGGCCGGCGTCTCGGCCTGTCGCCGGCGAGCCTGACCCGGTTGGGCAAGCCGTTCTTCGACCGCGGTCTTTTTGTGGAACTCAACGATGACCACAGCGGCGGCGTCGGCCGCCCGACCCGTCCGCTCGACGTGCGGGTCGACGGCCGCCGGTTCGTCGGCGTGAAGCTCACCGCCGACGATGCCTTCGGCGTGCTGACCGACTTACGGGCCAAGGAGCTCGAAGCGGGTCAGCGGTCGCTCAGCTCTCGCGAGGAGAGCACGGTCGTGGCACACCTCGTCGATCTCGTGCGGGAGCTCGCCGGCGGCGAGGAGGCCGCCGCATCCCTGGCCGCCGTCGGAGTCTCGGTGGGCGGCAAGGTCGCGCGCTCCCGCGTCGTCACCCGGGCACCGTTCCTCGGCTGGCGGGACGTGTACCTCGCGACGGCGCTGGAGAAAGTCCTGGGGGTTCCGGTCTTCGTGGAGAACGACGTGGCCGGGCTGGCCGCCGCCGAGCAGTGGTTCGGCGCCGGCCGCGGAACGTCGACCTTCGCCGTGCTCACCATCGGCACCGGGGTGGGCTACGGCCTCGTGGTCAACGACCAGGTCATCACCACGAGCGACAGCGGCCTCGGCCTCGGTGGCCACGTTCCGCTCGACGAGAACGGGCCGCTCTGCGATGCCGGGCACCGCGGATGCTCGGACGCCATGCTCACCGAATCGTCCATCCGGGCGTCGGTGGGCCGGCTGCTCGGCCGGGAGGTCGGCTACGACGAGGTGCTCGCGCTCGCCGCGGCGGGCGAGAGCGCCGCCCTCGAGGTGCTGCGGGCGTCGGGGCGGGCACTCGGGCGCCTGGTGGCCCTCATCGCGAACATCGCCATGCTCGACACCGTGGTGCTCGCCGGCGAGGGAATCGGGCTGTGGGCGATCGTCTCCGATGAGGTCATCGGTGCGGCCCGCGCGGGCCGCGACCCCGAGGCCACGCCGCTGCAGATCAGCATCGACGACACCGGCGTCTCCTCCTGGGCCCGGGGAGCGGCCGCTGTCGCGATCCAGCACACCCTGGCCCGGCTCACCGTGCCGGAGCATCCCAGCGAAACCAGTGCTACCGCGCCCATAATGGTTCGGGAATAGGATCGACCCCGCTGCCGTTGACACTGGTACATGCAAACGCATTGAGTCTTGGAGGCTGAAAATGCAGTTCGGAATCTTCACTGTCGGCGATCTCACCACCGATCCCACCACGGGGCAGACCCCCACCGAGCATGAGCGCATCAAAGCCATGCTCACCATCGCCCAGAAGGCCGAGGAAGTCGGCCTCGACGTCTTCGCCGCGGGCGAGCACCACAACCCGCCCTTCGTGCCCTCGTCGCCGACCACCATGCTCGGTTACATCGCGGCCAAGACCGAGCGGATCATCCTCTCGACGGCGACCACGCTGATCACCACGAGCGACCCGGTCAAGATCGCCGAGGACTTCGCCATGCTGCAGCACATCGCCGACGGCCGGGTGGACCTCACCCTGGGCCGGGGCAACACCGGACCCGTCTACCCCTGGTTCGGCCAGGACATCCGCCAGGGCATCCCGCTCGCCCTGGAGAACTACGCGCTGCTGCGCCGGCTCTGGCGCGAGGACTTCGTCGACTGGGAAGGCCAGTTCCGCACCCCGCTGCAGGGCTTCCAGTCCACCCCGCGCCCGCTCGACGGCGTGCCGCCGTTCGTCTGGCACGGCAGCATCCGCAGCCCCGAGATCGCCGAGCAGGCCGCGTACTACGGCGACGGCTTCTTCTCCAACCACATCTTCTGGCCCGCCTCGCACACCGCCAAGATGGTCAAGTACTACCGCAACCGCTTCGAGCACTACGGTCACGGCACCGCCGCTCAGGCGATCGTCGGACTCGGCGGCCAGGTGTTCATGCGCAAGAACTCGCAGGACGCCAAGAGCGAATTCCGGCCGTACTTCGACAACGCGCCGGTCTACGGCAACGGCCCGAGCATGGAGGACTTCACCTCGCAGACGCCGCTCACCGTCGGCAGCCCGCAGGAAGTCATCGACCGCACTCTCGGTTTCCGTGACTACGTGGGCGACTACCAGCGTCAGCTCTGGCTGATGGACCACGCCGGACTGCCGCTGAAGACCGTTCTCGAGCAGCTCGACATCCTCGGCGAGGAGGTCGTACCCGTGCTCCGCAAGGAATTCGCGAAGAACCGCCCGGCCGACGTGCCGGATGGGCCCACCCACGAGTCCCTGGTGATCGCCGCCGAGGCCGCGCAGGCGCCGACCGCGGTCGCATCCGCTCACCGTGACGACCTCGACACGGCCGCCGCGATCGCACCGCACCGCCGCGCGTCGGGAGCCGCGTTCGGCCTGGCCGGCGCCGGCAAGACCGGAGCCTAGAGATGACCGAGCGCACCCTGGCGATCGTCTCCGCCGGGCTCAGCCAGCCCTCGTCAACCCGGCTGCTCGCCGACAAGCTCGCCACGGCCACCGTGGCGCGCTTGGCCGACGAGGGTGTCACCACCACGGTCGTGACGTATGAACTGCGCGACTACGCGCAGGACATCATGAACAACATGCTCACCGGGTTCGCCAACCCGCGGCTGGAAGAGATGATCGAGGCCGTCACCTCGGCCGACGGCCTGATCGCCGTCACCCCGATCTTCACCACCAGCTACAGCGGACTGTTCAAGACCTTCTTCGACGTGATCGACAACCGCAGTCTCACCGACCAGCCGGTGCTGATCGGCGCGACGGCGGGAACGCCGCGGCACTCACTGGCCCTGGACTACGCGCTGCGGCCGATGTTCACCTACCTGCACGCCGTGGTGGTGCCCACGTCGGTGTTCGCCGCGTCGGAGGACTGGGGCACCGGCGACGGCGGCCGGATCGACAGCCGGGTGCAGACCCTGCCGGCACGCATCGAGCGTGCCGCAGGGGAGCTGGCGGCCCTTGTCGCCCGGTCCGACCGGTCCGCCCGCATCCGCGACCCCTTCGAGCTCCCCGCCGGCTTCAACCCCGCCGGCCTGTTCCCGCCCCGCTAGCCCCGGTCCAGTTCCACGAAAGCGGTCGTCTGGTCGCCTCATCTCGCTGAGGCAACCGCACGGCCGCTTTCGCGTCCTCACCCGGTGCCCCCATCCCCTGGTCAACCGGGTCGAGATCCCGCAACGTGCGTGTGTGTCGCACCCCGTCCGTTGGTCGAGCGTGTCGAGACCCCGTGACGTGCGTGCGTGAAGTGCCCATTCCGTCGGTCGAGCCTGTCGAGACCCCGCAACGTGCGTGTGTGTCGCGCCCATCGTGGGTCGCGTTGGCGAGCGACTCCCACCAGGTCTCGACAAGCTCGACCAACGGGGTTGTCGCGTTCCGCGCGGAGGCCTGCGTGTGTGTCGTGCCCCCGCACGCTGGTCGAGCCTGTCGAGACCCCGTGACATCCGTGTGTGACGCGGGTTGTCTCACTAGGTCTCGAAAAGCTCGGCCAGCGGGACTGTCGCGTCTCGCGCGGAAGCCCGCGTTTGCGCCGGGACCTTCGGCTCTGCCCGGCCCGCGGGCCGGGCGGCAGACTGAACAAGGTGCGCTGGAGAGAGTGCTTCCGCAGAGACGGAAGCCGTGACAACCGCGCAGACAGACAGGTCTTTCATGGTCGCCCTTCGCGAGGGACCCGTATTTTCGGATGCCCGCGCCGCGTTCTTCGCCGCCGGCCCCGACCCGCTCGATCTGGCGGTTGACCTCTCAACGCGCATCGGCACCCTCACGCTGCACAACCCGGTGATGCCGGCGTCCGGCTGTTTCGGCCCGGAACTGGGCACCCTGATCCCCGTCACCGAGCTCGGCGCGACCGTCACCAAGACCGTGTTCGGCTCCGCCCGCGGCGGCAACCCGGTGCACCGGCTCACCGAGACCCCCGCGGGCATGGTGAACAGCGTTGGCATCCCCAGCCGGGGCCCGGCCGGCTACCTGGCCGAGCTGCACCCGCGCTACGCCGCCCTGGGCGTGCCCACGATCATCAGCGTCGGCGGGCACCGGCCGAGCGAATACGCCCCCGTTGTCGAGGCGCTGCGCGAGCACGGCAGCGCGTTCGAACTCAATGTGTCCTGCCCCAACCTCGACCGGGACGGCACCGACATCGGCTCCGACCCCGCGGCCATCCGCGCCGTGGTCGCAGCCGTGCGGCGGGTCACCGACAAACCCGTCATCGTGAAGCTGCCGGTGCTGGTCGCCTCCATCGCCGACTGTGCGCGAGCCGCCGAGGAGGCCGGCGCCGACGCCGTCTGCGTGGCCAATTCGATCCCCGCGATGCCGCTGGATGCCGGCACCCGCCGGCCGATTCTCGGCAACATCATCGGCGGCCTGTCCGGACCGTCGATCACACCGATCGTGCTGCGGCTGGTCTGGCTCGCCTCGCGCGCCGTGCAGATCCCGGTGATCGCCTGCGGCGGAGTCGGCTCCGTCGACGGCGCGCTCGACTACTTCGCGGTAGGGGCCAGCGCCGTGCAGGTGGGTACCGCGAGCTTCGGCCGGCCGTTCGCCGCGGTGGAGATTGCCCGGGGGCTGCGGCAACGGTGTGTGGATGCCGAGGTCGGCAGCATCCGTGAGCTGCTCGAGCTG
It includes:
- a CDS encoding ROK family protein, which encodes MHGSHDALPPLGESAFSLARAVLMHGPISRAELGRRLGLSPASLTRLGKPFFDRGLFVELNDDHSGGVGRPTRPLDVRVDGRRFVGVKLTADDAFGVLTDLRAKELEAGQRSLSSREESTVVAHLVDLVRELAGGEEAAASLAAVGVSVGGKVARSRVVTRAPFLGWRDVYLATALEKVLGVPVFVENDVAGLAAAEQWFGAGRGTSTFAVLTIGTGVGYGLVVNDQVITTSDSGLGLGGHVPLDENGPLCDAGHRGCSDAMLTESSIRASVGRLLGREVGYDEVLALAAAGESAALEVLRASGRALGRLVALIANIAMLDTVVLAGEGIGLWAIVSDEVIGAARAGRDPEATPLQISIDDTGVSSWARGAAAVAIQHTLARLTVPEHPSETSATAPIMVRE
- a CDS encoding LLM class flavin-dependent oxidoreductase — encoded protein: MQFGIFTVGDLTTDPTTGQTPTEHERIKAMLTIAQKAEEVGLDVFAAGEHHNPPFVPSSPTTMLGYIAAKTERIILSTATTLITTSDPVKIAEDFAMLQHIADGRVDLTLGRGNTGPVYPWFGQDIRQGIPLALENYALLRRLWREDFVDWEGQFRTPLQGFQSTPRPLDGVPPFVWHGSIRSPEIAEQAAYYGDGFFSNHIFWPASHTAKMVKYYRNRFEHYGHGTAAQAIVGLGGQVFMRKNSQDAKSEFRPYFDNAPVYGNGPSMEDFTSQTPLTVGSPQEVIDRTLGFRDYVGDYQRQLWLMDHAGLPLKTVLEQLDILGEEVVPVLRKEFAKNRPADVPDGPTHESLVIAAEAAQAPTAVASAHRDDLDTAAAIAPHRRASGAAFGLAGAGKTGA
- a CDS encoding FMN reductase, translated to MTERTLAIVSAGLSQPSSTRLLADKLATATVARLADEGVTTTVVTYELRDYAQDIMNNMLTGFANPRLEEMIEAVTSADGLIAVTPIFTTSYSGLFKTFFDVIDNRSLTDQPVLIGATAGTPRHSLALDYALRPMFTYLHAVVVPTSVFAASEDWGTGDGGRIDSRVQTLPARIERAAGELAALVARSDRSARIRDPFELPAGFNPAGLFPPR
- a CDS encoding dihydroorotate dehydrogenase; this translates as MVALREGPVFSDARAAFFAAGPDPLDLAVDLSTRIGTLTLHNPVMPASGCFGPELGTLIPVTELGATVTKTVFGSARGGNPVHRLTETPAGMVNSVGIPSRGPAGYLAELHPRYAALGVPTIISVGGHRPSEYAPVVEALREHGSAFELNVSCPNLDRDGTDIGSDPAAIRAVVAAVRRVTDKPVIVKLPVLVASIADCARAAEEAGADAVCVANSIPAMPLDAGTRRPILGNIIGGLSGPSITPIVLRLVWLASRAVQIPVIACGGVGSVDGALDYFAVGASAVQVGTASFGRPFAAVEIARGLRQRCVDAEVGSIRELLELESAL